The sequence ATTTTGAATCCAGTTGAATCTATTCCAGTAAATATGTGTCTTATACCTGTGAAGAGGCTAAAAGATGACATTATCTTCCCGAGCAGCATAATGTTGATTCTATCTGTAAATTTCTGTAATGTTGTATAATGTGGTATTTTCGATGGCGCTGTTAATTTAACAGAATAGATTTAGCTGTGAATATCCTATTCTAACGTGTATGTTACTAAGATTTATCAGAAATAGGACATCCACTATTGTAGTTATGTATTCTTTGTATTTGTATTTTCTTGGTTTAAGTCTACGTAATACTTCCAAAGCATTAGATATATTCAATGATGAGAAACGAAGTCATATTGCTATATGGAATTGGATTCAAAGGTTTGGTTCTTCTCAAATCTACAAAAGAAAAAGAGTAGCAGCATTCATTATAGATGAAACAATTATCCAAATTGGGAATCATCACTTTTGGTTATGGATTTGTATTGAACCAGTTCATAGGACTATACTGGGAATCTACATTTCTGAAGAAAGAAACATGTTTGTAGCAGAGAAATTCATCAGATCTCTTGTTGAGAAATATGGTAGACATACTGTATATACTGATGGTGGTACATGGTATCCACAGGCATGCAATTTTTTACATTTGAAACATAGATTGCATTCTCCTTTAGAAAAGAGTTTGATAGAAAGGGTAATGCAGTATTTCAAAGATAGAACAGAATGTTTTGATGAT comes from Pyrinomonadaceae bacterium and encodes:
- a CDS encoding DDE-type integrase/transposase/recombinase translates to MYSLYLYFLGLSLRNTSKALDIFNDEKRSHIAIWNWIQRFGSSQIYKRKRVAAFIIDETIIQIGNHHFWLWICIEPVHRTILGIYISEERNMFVAEKFIRSLVEKYGRHTVYTDGGTWYPQACNFLHLKHRLHSPLEKSLIERVMQYFKDRTECFDDLSMYCYSKE